The following are encoded in a window of Haliotis asinina isolate JCU_RB_2024 chromosome 14, JCU_Hal_asi_v2, whole genome shotgun sequence genomic DNA:
- the LOC137260991 gene encoding uncharacterized protein, whose protein sequence is MEVDDVAHPDPSDGEDDNDTQLLTDDFVDQKEYGKKHELFGVKGDNSYPDEMDDAVKVSKNGLEYDNKEIDSVYDSPGGHRHTHRHKKFRRHQLRMTKRSDGSRKHRHDDDEDPGDLEDGEILEDGEIADEDDEERPPPSKKASSDPNSESSKSSPSSSREHRHSHRHERHHGEEKESGEGNEEGEEESGDKARREKKKRKKSKKDRHDRKDREKKRKRHGREYRDPDRPEDQDMMSFDKRSRSPPGPYDSPGYDSPSGPYDSPGHNRSPSKKHNSPSQYDHLYDSPPGLYDSPSYDEDSEDGGHNLLRPGPGPGYDGDYMDTDSQNQAHGRKRKAGHISRTPRRSGENQGLVQPRKKPLLEIPRHERPHCKFYMEGKCAKGSGCPFNHDFRPPKKPEVCKFYLQSNCSKGDFCIYMHDDYPCKYFHTGADCYQGDNCKFSHEPLTEETKVLLDKILHGDEPDKPRPCLLGSPPRHLLEGGGGGDPTKKIPSLFDIQVFPPGQNPSPRKPTPASPSIRPSGFYQDAGSPPQAPGPGPPPVNLPPPQQHASVPPVLNMIGAILRGAPPEVVVRAGAPGPNQGPPPGMQGPRMQGPGMGPGPRGLFMGPGHGQDPRGPRGPGGPPDMRGPGPNFHDQRGPLHLDNGPQGRGPMMDPRDPRAQGGPPFDPRDPRAQGQHMDPRDPRSQGMDPRRPPGVDPRGPHHGMDPRGPPQGMDLRGPPPGMDPRGPPSGLDPRGMSIDSREMRGNDPRGPRSQNMGPLGQADPRNQNKDPLEQRELGQRNQRPLLPDPRGPFDVDGSPKDSWEARGQSQDSRNVPFLARDPRAKAQTTRDPRSASSEQQDNQLVGDLRCSPQESETKVKEEPKITSSDPRRSRDPRVSVANPRTSPNHTSDTISSPSAHRDARAVKSEDKGPGSPILSTDSSKVLNVKAKENDKEEYKPEDQAQSNEDTQEIYEEQGGGENEGDKAIEMEIPSHLPPTQRNLFMRIKQQQHQQDSALSEQGETTETSDDPSAAKGSQDAEDDDWYSSDEDLEGGPKLMDVLKNLSKQPVAQPQSSPQAGSTPTASTFNIMQMIQSIKNQAPTIPEKAQSAPSGVKPRAAKRHDSTDDMKGSASPKDIIRDYSMSEPPSQDVINGSFPVIEAVLTSMSYRIKDFSVNGQKPYHSIPQSVDPNDPTYQNDPRVQKYISRVGKVKPPLSSPQNGEKDLTVPKPLNSDPRRARHLSIEEKAPAPKPQDPRLRRADPRVQTSSEQPSQPPSLSSLQKAVSEQIVKALDSRGSDPRLQRVQSTPNPMSHSLPVRPIKDPRLGRLQEQGGPQSGGRQDPRNMSRQQSHDGSGRLNDPRTGSFPSSEPRIRPDVRMPFDQRMGPGPGQRPPFGNRMPFMPRMPFGPRMGPEPRLPFDPRMGPDQRMQFDPRMNADQRVHNEPHHLSDPRSGGDPRCGPVSGGDLRSGIGPHHGDPNNSVGIVGDPRQGPGSVVDPRAGSSPKNDPRLSAGHDPRLLGDPRVSSDARSQGLQRTNSDPRSANSENKLDPRHNQTMPSALLEPPKLSDPRFSNLETADTSESESGMSDSQSDQSVKRFDYRNDPRFKRKPASDSTEKGILVKKFTGQRKSSMEYSSPLGMDDSKSDDSSGYNSYNRQSSNPAKPPNKGGNWGRTSSNSTGGTGAPSGPQTGQSSTPPPPDPPKQPGGLDSVTPGIPDVMIPPQVPMPNEPPLKDLFKSIDPTASPFC, encoded by the exons ATGGAAGTAGATGATGTGGCACATCCTGATCCCAGTGATGGAGAGGATGATAATGATACACAGCTTCTGACAGATGACTTTGTAGACCAGAAAGAGTATGGAAAGAAACATGAATTGTTTGgtgtcaagggagacaactcttaccCAGACGAAATGGATGATGCAGTTAAGGTCAGTAAGAATGGGTTGGAATATGACAACAAGGAGATTGACAGTGTGTATGATTCCCCAGGAGGGCACAGGCAcactcacagacataaaaagTTCCGCAGACATCAGCTAAGGATGACCAAGCGGTCAGACGGTTCTCGGAAACATCGACATGACGATGATGAAGATCCTGGTGACCTAGAAGATGGAGAGATTCTGGAGGATGGAGAAAtagctgatgaagatgatgaagaaAGGCCTCCTCCATCAAAGAAagcttcaagtgatccaaataGTGAAT CATCAAAATCATCCCCTAGTTCATCCCGAGAGCACCGCCATAGTCACCGACATGAGCGTCATCATGGGGAGGAGAAGGAGTCAGGAGAGGGAAATGAGGAAGGGGAGGAGGAATCAGGGGATAAAGCACGAAGAGAAAAGAAGAAAAGGAAGAAGTCCAAGAAAGACAGACACGATCGGAAAGACCGTGAAAAAAAG AGGAAGCGACATGGTAGAGAATACAGAGATCCTGATCGCCCAGAAGATCAAGACATGATGTCCTTTGACAAGAGGTCAAGATCCCCACCTGGGCCATATGATAGCCCTGGCTATGACAGTCCATCTGGACCATATGACAGCCCAGGACACAACCGTAGTCCatcaaagaaacacaactctccAAGCCAATATGACCACTTGTATGACAGCCCTCCAGGGCTCTATGATAGTCCGTCATATGATGAAGACTCTGAAGACGG GGGCCATAACTTGTTAAGGCCAGGTCCAGGACCAGGTTATGATGGAGATTACATGGACACAGACAGTCAG aaTCAAGCGCATGGTAGGAAGAGGAAAGCAGGTCACATCAGTAGAACTCCAAGACGGTCAGGTGAAAATCAAGGCCTAGTGCAACCTAGGAAGAAACCATTGTTAGAAATACCTCGTCATGAGAGACCACACTGCAAGTTCTATATGGAAGGAAAATGTGCTAAG GGAAGTGGTTGCCCATTCAATCACGACTTCAGACCACCTAAGAAACCTGAAGTGTGCAAGTTCTACCTTCAGTCAAACTGTTCCAAGGGAGACTTCTGTATCTACATGCATG ATGATTATCCGTGCAAGTATTTCCACACTGGAGCAGACTGTTACCAGGGTGATAACTGCAAGTTTTCCCATGAACCCCTGACTGAGGAAACAAAGGTGTTGCTGGATAAG ATATTACATGGTGACGAACCTGATAAGCCAAGGCCTTGCTTACTTG GTTCCCCTCCACGCCACCTActagaaggaggaggaggaggagaccCAACAAAGAAGATCCCATCTCTGTTTGATATTCAAGTGTTTCCCCCAGGACAGAATCCTAGTCCACGTAAACCCACTCCAGCTTCACCGTCCATTAG ACCCAGTGGTTTCTATCAAGATGCAGGTTCTCCTCCACAAGCTCCTGGCCCAGGACCACCTCCTGTTAATCTGCCACCTCCACAGCAGCATGCCTCAGTTCCTCCAGTTCTCAACATGATAGGTGCAATATTGAGGGGCGCCCCACCAGAAGTGGTGGTTAGAGCAGGTGCTCCGGGACCGAACCAAGGACCTCCACCTGGTATGCAAGGACCAAGAATGCAAGGTCCAGGAATGGGTCCAGGACCCAGAGGGCTATTCATGGGCCCGGGGCATGGTCAAGATCCAAGAGGTCCTAGGGGCCCAGGTGGACCTCCCGATATGAGAGGTCCAGGACCAAATTTCCATGACCAAAGAGGACCTCTTCATTTAGATAATGGACCTCAAGGTCGAGGGCCAATGATGGATCCTCGTGACCCAAGAGCTCAAGGAGGTCCTCCTTTTGATCCAAGGGATCCCAGAGCCCAAGGTCAACACATGGATCCTAGAGATCCAAGATCCCAAGGAATGGACCCACGAAGACCACCAGGTGTGGATCCTCGAGGACCACATCATGGAATGGATCCAAGGGGTCCACCTCAGGGAATGGATCTAAGAGGGCCACCACCTGGGATGGATCCAAGAGGTCCACCATCAGGATTGGACCCAAGGGGTATGTCCATTGATTCCAGAGAAATGCGGGGGAATGATCCAAGAGGTCCGAGATCTCAAAATATGGGCCCTCTTGGTCAAGCAGATCCAAGAAATCAGAACAAGGATCCCCTGGAACAAAGAGAATTAGGTCAAAGAAACCAGAGACCGTTGTTGCCTGATCCCAGGGGACCTTTTGATGTAGATGGTTCCCCTAAAGACTCATGGGAGGCAAGAGGTCAATCTCAAGATTCAAGAAATGTACCATTCCTTGCAAGAGATCCAAGAGCCAAAGCTCAAACTACCAGAGACCCTCGCAGTGCTTCATCTGAACAACAAGACAATCAGTTAGTTGGTGACCTAAGGTGTTCACCACAGGAATCTGAGACTAAAGTCAAAGAAGAACCTAAAATAACATCTTCAGATCCACGAAGAAGTAGAGATCCAAGAGTGTCTGTTGCAAACCCCAGAACCTCTCCAAACCATACCAGTGACACAATATCTAGTCCCTCAGCTCATCGGGATGCAAGAGCAGTTAAGTCAGAGGACAAAGGTCCAGGAAGTCCCATTTTAAGTACAGATTCCAGCAAAGTCCTAAATGTTAaagcaaaagaaaatgataaagaAGAATACAAACCTGAAGATCAGGCTCAGAGTAATGAAGATACACAAGAAATCTATGAAGAACAAGGTGGAGGTGAAAATGAAGGTGACAAGGCCATTGAGATGGAAATTCCTAGTCACTTGCCTCCAACACAACGGAATCTGTTCATGCGAATaaaacagcaacaacatcaacaagacAGTGCTCTGAGTGaacaaggggagacaactgagaCAAGTGATGATCCCAGTGCAGCTAAAG GTTCCCAAGATGCTGAAGATGATGACTGGTACTCCAGTGATGAAGATTTAGAAGGGGGACCTAAACTGATGGATGTCTTAAAGAATCTCAGCAAACAG CCTGTAGCTCAACCACAGAGTTCACCCCAAGCGGGTAGCACACCTACAGCATCCACCTTTAACATCATGCAGATGATTCAGTCCATCAAAAACCAGGCTCCAACAATTCCAGAAAAAGCACAGTCGGCACCCTCTGGTGTCAAACCAAG GGCTGCAAAGAGACATGATTCTACAGATGATATGAAGGGATCTGCTTCACCAAAAGACATAATACGAGATTACTCAATGTCAGAGCCACCCAGCCAGGATGTTATCAATGGTTCCTTCCCTGTGATAGAAGCAGTCCTTACTTCAATGTCATACAGGATCAAAGACTTCAGTGTGAATGGTCAGAAACCATACCATTCAATACCCCAAAGTGTAGATCCAAATGACCCAACTTACCAGAATGACCCTCGTGTGcaaaaatacatttcaagagTAGGAAAAGTGAAACCTCCTTTGTCTTCACCACAGAATGGTGAAAAGGATTTGACAGTGCCCAAGCCTTTAAACAGTGATCCTAGAAGAGCACGCCATTTAAGCATTGAGGAAAAAGCACCTGCTCCCAAACCACAAGATCCAAGGTTAAGACGAGCAGATCCAAGGGTGCAAACAAGTAGTGAACAGCCAAGTCAGCCCCCAAGTCTTTCAAGCTTGCAAAAGGCGGTGTCTGAGCAGATTGTTAAGGCTTTGGATTCTCGTGGGAGTGATCCTCGTTTACAAAGAGTTCAGTCTACACCCAATCCCATGTCTCACAGCCTACCTGTCCGACCAATCAAAGACCCTCGCCTAGGCCGCCTGCAGGAACAGGGTGGTCCACAGTCGGGTGGTAGACAGGACCCCAGAAATATGTCCCGCCAACAAAGTCATGATGGATCTGGGAGACTTAATGACCCCAGAACTGGTTCATTCCCGAGTAGTGAACCAAGGATACGACCAGATGTCAGAATGCCATTTGATCAAAGAATGGGCCCAGGTCCAGGACAAAGGCCACCATTTGGAAATAGAATGCCATTTATGCCCCGAATGCCATTTGGCCCAAGGATGGGCCCCGAACCCAGACTGCCATTTGATCCCAGGATGGGTCCAGATCAGAGAATGCAGTTTGATCCAAGGATGAATGCAGATCAAAGAGTGCATAATGAACCTCACCATTTAAGTGATCCTAGGTCAGGGGGTGATCCAAGATGTGGTCCTGTATCAGGAGGTGATCTAAGATCAGGTATTGGTCCCCATCATGGTGACCCAAATAATAGTGTGGGGATTGTTGGAGATCCAAGGCAGGGGCCTGGATCAGTAGTTGATCCAAGGGCAGGTTCTTCACCGAAAAATGATCCAAGATTAAGTGCAGGTCACGATCCAAGGTTGTTGGGTGACCCAAGAGTAAGTAGTGATGCAAGAAGTCAAGGACTACAAAGAACCAACTCTGACCCAAGAAGTGCTAATTCTGAAAACAAGCTTGATCCTCGACATAATCAAACTATGCCTTCAGCATTATTAGAACCTCCAAAATTATCAGATCCTAGATTTTCTAACTTAGAAACTGCTGATACTAGTGAGTCAGAATCTGGCATGTCTGACTCTCAGTCAGATCAGTCTGTGAAAAGGTTtgactatagaaatgatccaaGATTCAAGAGGAAACCTGCTTCTGATTCCACAGAGAAGGGAATCCTTGTGAAAAAGTTTACTGGTCAAAGGAAAAGTAGTATGGAATATAGTTCCCCATTAGGAATGGATGATTCTAAGTCAGATGACAGTTCAGGTTATAATAGTTACAACAGACAAAGTTCTAATCCAGCTAAACCACCCAACAAAGGTGGGAACTGGGGAAGGACTAGTAGCAACTCTACTGGGGGTACGGGAGCTCCATCAGGCCCCCAAACTGGACAATCAtcaacgccaccaccaccaGACCCTCCCAAACAACCTGGAGGGCTAGATTCAGTGACACCAGGCATTCCTGATGTGATGATTCCACCCCAAGTCCCCATGCCCAATGAACCACCTCTCAAAGATCTGTTTAAATCTATAGATCCTACAGCTTCTCCATTCTGTTAG